In Ancylomarina subtilis, the genomic stretch GTACTCGGGTGTATTGCAGGGATGGTATCCTCCTTTGATTTTCTTAGGAATTGGGGCTATGACTGACTTCTCATCTTTGATATCGAATCCTCGATTGATGATTTTAGGAGCTGCCGCTCAGATTGGTATTTTCGTAACCTTTTTAGGTGCACTATATTTAGGTTTTGCTCCACCGGAAGCTGGTGCGATTGGAATTATTGGTGGTGCTGATGGTCCTACGGCTATCTTCCTTTCATCCAAATTAGCTAATGGTGTAAACGTTATGGCTAATGGGGTGACCGTGAAGAATTTGATTGGTCCGATTGCGATTGCAGCTTATTCATACATGGCCTTAGTTCCTGTGATTCAGCCTCCAATTATCAACTTGTTGACAACTAAGAAAGAGAGACTGATTAAGATGAAGCCTCCTCGTGCGGTATCTCGTCTTGAGAAAATCATGTTCCCAATTATTGCATTGTTGTTGACAGCATATATCTCACCTACATCCGTTCCTTTGTTGGGTATGTTATTCTTTGGTAATTTACTAAAAGAATCTACTGTAACAGCTCGTTTGGCAGATACAGCTAGTAATGCACTGATTAATATTATTACAATTCTATTGGGGATATCAGTAGGTGCTTCAACTCAGGCAGATGTATTCTTGACTAAAGATTCAATGTTGATCTTCGGTCTTGGAGCTGCATCTTTTGTGGTTGCGACTGCTGGAGGGGTCATGTTTGGTAAGATTATGAATTGGTTGTCGCCTAAAGACAGACCTATCAACCCTATGATTGGAGCGTCTGGTGTGTCAGCAGTTCCAGATAGTGCTCGTGTAGTACAAGTTATGGGATTGGAAAATGATCCTACCAATCACTTGTTGATGCATGCGATGGCACCAAACGTTTCTGGTGTGATTGGTTCAGCAGTGGCTGCCGGTATCTTATTGAGTTTCTTAATGTAAGACTTAGTCTATATTTTGATAATATATTCAAAAATCACCTCTGTTCATCAGGGGTGATTTTTTTATCATTTTTTTAGATGAAAACCTTGCTGAAATGCCGAGATTCACTATATTTGCATCGCAATTGACAAGGATAATGAAGCTTGTTTAAGATTGTGAAAACATGCCGATGTTGATTGGTGTAAGAGTGTTAATTGCGAGAATAGCTCAGTTGGTAGAGCACAACCTTGCCAAGGTTGGGGTCGCGAGTTCGAGTCTCGTTTCTCGCTCAAATCAGTTATCTTTTCTGATTCATAAAAAAAAAGAAATTGCGAGAATAGCTCAGTTGGTAGAGCACAACCTTGCCAAGGTTGGGGTCGCGAGTTCGAGTCTCGTTTCTCGCTCAAATCAGTTTTTCTTTTCTGATTCACAAAAAAAAAGAAATTGCGAGAATAGCTCAGTTGGTAGAGCACAACCTTGCCAAGGTTGGGGTCGCGAGTTCGAGTCTCGTTTCTCGCTCGTATAAGAGTTAAGCGTAAAAAGGATTGTTTCTTCTGAGACAATCCTTTTTTTTATTACATAGGTTTATTGATTTGGAAACAAAAAAAAAGCGATACCTGTTGGTATCGCTTTTCTTGTCTTTTAATGTGCTTACTGATTGAAGATATCAGCAAACTTTTCGTTGCTGTATTTGCCTTCTTTCAACTTAGTAGCTACATCTTTAAATGCTTTTACGGTGTAGTCAACATCTTCAAGTGTATGAGTTGCTGTTGGGATCAAACGAAGTAGTAG encodes the following:
- a CDS encoding sodium ion-translocating decarboxylase subunit beta, coding for MMLIGIFFIFLAIKYDYEPLLLIPIGTGILIGNIPMFQAVDFNLKLGIYEPGSVMSYLYSGVLQGWYPPLIFLGIGAMTDFSSLISNPRLMILGAAAQIGIFVTFLGALYLGFAPPEAGAIGIIGGADGPTAIFLSSKLANGVNVMANGVTVKNLIGPIAIAAYSYMALVPVIQPPIINLLTTKKERLIKMKPPRAVSRLEKIMFPIIALLLTAYISPTSVPLLGMLFFGNLLKESTVTARLADTASNALINIITILLGISVGASTQADVFLTKDSMLIFGLGAASFVVATAGGVMFGKIMNWLSPKDRPINPMIGASGVSAVPDSARVVQVMGLENDPTNHLLMHAMAPNVSGVIGSAVAAGILLSFLM